A window of the Cicer arietinum cultivar CDC Frontier isolate Library 1 chromosome 6, Cicar.CDCFrontier_v2.0, whole genome shotgun sequence genome harbors these coding sequences:
- the LOC101502896 gene encoding ATPase GET3B-like: MAALLGHILKNQKNSFLLRNITTTLDTISSSSLHQTPFIVQTLSQVRLVGNVAESVCGFDEMVEGKDRKYYMLGGKGGVGKTSCAASLAVKFANHGHPTMVVSTDPAHSLSDSFAQDLTGGNLVPVEGVNSPLYALEINPEKSMDEFRAAGQKYGGGGVKSLMESMGLGAVANQLGDLKLEELLNTPPPGTDEIIAISKVMQFLESQEYSMFSRIVFDTAPTGHTLRLLSLPDFLDGSIGKLIKMKMKLGSIFKSLLGKEQPQNDPLDKLEKLKERVAKIQDLFQNPDTTEFIIVTIPTVMAISESSRLHASLKKQSVPVKRLVINQILPPTSDCKFCSMKIKDQQRAIETIHNDSELAGLRLCKAPLVDMEIRGVPALKFMGEMLWR; this comes from the exons ATGGCGGCGCTGCTTGGCCACATTTTGAAGAATCAAAAGAACTCCTTTCTTCTTCGCAACATAACCACAACATTGGATACTATCTCCTCTTCTTCGTTGCACCAAACACCTTTCATTGTCCAAACTTTATCACAAg TGAGACTGGTTGGAAATGTAGCAGAAAGTGTTTGTGGATTTGATGAGATGGTAGAAGGGAAGGATAGGAAGTACTACATGCTCGGTGGGAAAGGTGGTGTTGGAAAAACAAGCTGTGCTGCCTCTCTTGCTGTCAAATTTGCAAATCATGGACACCCTACTATGGTTGTCTCAACTGACCCTGCTCATTCCTTAAGTGACTCTTTTGCTCAG GATTTGACAGGGGGAAATCTTGTTCCGGTCGAAGGTGTTAATTCTCCATTATATGCTCTTGAG ATAAACCCTGAGAAATCTATGGATGAATTTCGTGCAGCTGGTCAAAAATATGGTGGTGGGGGTGTTAAGAGTTTAATGGAAAGTATGGGACTTGGAGCGGTTGCTAATCAG TTAGGGGATCTTAAGCTTGAAGAGCTCTTGAACACTCCTCCACCTGGGACAGATGAAATCATTGCAATTTCTAAG GTGATGCAATTTCTTGAGTCTCAAGAATATAGTATGTTCAGCCGGATAGTTTTTGATACAGCACCAACG GGTCATACACTTCGGTTACTGTCATTACCAGACTTCTTGGACGGATCTATCGGCAAACTTATTAAG atgaagatgaaattaGGTTCAATCTTCAAATCCTTGTTGGGAAAAGAGCAACCACAAAATGATCCT TTAGACAAACTTGAAAAGCTTAAGGAGAGAGTGGCAAAAATACAGGATCTTTTCCAAAATCCAGACACTACCGAATTCATAATAGTAACGATTCCCACG GTTATGGCAATTAGTGAATCGTCAAGATTACATGCATCGTTGAAGAAACAAAGTGTACCTGTTAAAAGACTAGTCATTAATCAGATTTTACCTCCTACGTCAGACTGCAAGTTTTGTTCGATGAAAATAAAG GATCAACAACGTGCAATTGAAACTATCCACAATGATTCAGAACTTGCTGGCTTGAGATTATGCAAGGCACCCTTGGTGGATATGGAAATAAGGGGCGTTCCAGCTCTCAAATTCATGGGGGAGATGCTTTGGAGATAA